TCAAGATGAAAGAAGAAGAGGTAAGGCAACTTCGCTGGAAAGAATTTTCAATAGTGTTTCAAGCTTCCATGAACGTGTTAAATCCAATAATGAAGGTTAAAGATCAAATCTACGATGCAATCACGTATCATTCCCATGAATACGATGAGAGGCTTTATGAGCGTGCTAAAGAACTTATGGAATATGTGAACATCTCACCAAAATATTTAGAAGCTTATCCTCATCAATTAAGTGGCGGAATGAAACAAAGGGTGGTAATCGCCATTGCGCTAGCGTTAAACCCTAAACTCATCATAATGGACGAACCCACCACGGCACTGGATGTGGTCGTTCAGAGAAGAATACTACAACAAGTCGATAAATTGAGAAAGAAATTCGGATTTGCCGTTATCTTTATAACACACGACCTATCATTGCTTATAGAAATTTCAGATACCCTGATGATCATGTATGCAGGACGCATAGTAGAAAAGTGTGCTGCAAGGGAAATATTTGCCAAACCACTTCATCCCTATACGTACGGCTTAATGAATTCATTCCCACCTTTGACGGGAAAAAGAAAAAGACTCCATGGAATTCCGGGTTATCCTCCAGATCTCTCCCATTCCATTCAGGGCTGTGCATTTTACGAACGCTGTTCAAAAGCGATAAAAGGAAAGTGCGATGTGGTTGAACCAGAACTTGTGGAAGTTGAACCTCAGCACTTAGTTGCCTGTAATTTGTATGAAGAAAGCTATAAGGAAGGTGCTAAAGATGGAACTCCTGCAAGCGGACGTTAAAGTGAAAGCACTGATGAAAATTGAGAATTTGAACAAAATATTTGTGATCGGGACTTTGAAGAGAAAATACGTTCATGCGATCAACGATCTAAGCTTGGATATTGGCTACAAAGAAGTTGTAGCACTTGTTGGAGAGTCTGGTAGTGGAAAAACCACGGTGGCGAGGGTAATATCAAAATTGTACCGTCCAACATCTGGAAAAATATATCTGGAGGGAGAGGAAGTTGGGAAAAAAATGCGGCGTTCAGCTCTTCTTGATTACAGAAAGAAAGTGCAGATGATCTTTCAGGATCCTTTTTCTTCACTGAATCCCCTTTACCCGGCAAGTTATGCCGTGTTGAGACCATTAAAAGTACACAGAATTGCAAATTCCAAAAAAGAACGAGAAGAGATGGCAAAAAATGTTCTTGAAGAGTGCGGGCTGATGCCAGCAGAGAATTTTTTGAGCCGCTATCCTTATGAACTTAGTGGAGGGCAAAGACAAAGGCTGGGTATAGCACGTGCTCTAGCAACTCGGCCAAAACTCGTTTTAGCCGATGAGCCCACTTCAATGCTAGACGTATCCATAAGACTGGATATCATGAACCTTATGTTGGACTTAAAGGAAAAAGAGGGAATATCTTATCTTTTTATAACACACGATCTTGCAGGAGCGCACTATATGGCTGATAGAATAGCCATTATGTACGCAGGCCATCTTATGGAAATTGGCCCTTCTGACAACGTTATAAATTTTCCAAAACATCCTTATACTCAGTTGCTTAAAAAAGCTGCCCCTAAGCCTGAAGCCGATCTAGAACCGGAAAAAATAGAAGTGGGAGGAGAAGTGCCGGATCTCACCAATCTTCCAAAGGGTTGTCCTTTTGAGCCCAGGTGTCTATTTGCAAGACCAGAATGCAAAGAAGGACTCCCGAAAATGGTAAAGGTAGGAGAAAACCATTACGTGAGGTGCTTACTTTATAAAGAAGAATAAGATTTGAAAAATCCTAGAGGAGGTTTTGACGATGGAAAAAGAGATGATCGATTTCATACATAAGGCCCTTCCGCTACCAAACATAGAAGAAAGAAAAAATGTTGTATGTGTCCTGCCACACCCAGATGATGGAGAAATCGGGGCAGGTGGTACCGTTGCCAAATTAAAAAGTAAAGGTGCAACGGTAAGATATGTTCTCGTTACCGATGGAGGCGCCGGTATCAGAGGAAAAAGTAGGGAAGAAACAAAGAAGATCAGAAAAAAGGAGCAGGAAACAGCCGCTAGCATATTAGGTATTGATGAGATAAGATGGTTGAACTACCCTGACGGTGGAGAATACGAGTTAAAAAATGTCAGAGAAAATCTAAGTGAGATATTTAACGACATCAAGCCAGATTTGATCATAACCGTCGATCCATTTTTACCCTACGAATCTCATCCTGATCATAAAATATGCGGATTAGCCACTATTCAAACTCTCTTATTCGATTATCATAATCCATCCGTTCCGATTGCTTTCTTTTTCACAGCATATCCAAATCAATTTATATGTGTTGAAAAACAATGGGACAAAAAGTTTGAATCCATTTTTTCTCATAAGAGCCAAATTGGTCCTGAAATAGCCGAAATATTCAAAAAGTATTTTGAGACAAAAGGCAATATTTACGGAAGAAAAATAGGTTGTAAATATGCGGAAGGGTTTAAGGTTCTAATTCCCTTAATGCTTCATGCCTTTGAAGAAACCTTATGGATATAGGAAGGAGGAGGTAAAAAAATGAAAAGAATTTTAGGTGTAAGCTTATTACTTCTTTTTTGCATCTCTTCTTTGTTTTTCGCCCGCACAACGGTAACTTTTATGACCGATTGGACGGGACCTGAACTCAACGTAATCACTTCTATAGCAGAACAGTTCAATTCTTCACAAAACAAATATACTCTTAAAGTGGTGACTGTAAGCAATCTCGCAGAAAAATTCTTAACTTCGCTTGCAGCTGGAAATCCTCCAGATATTCTCCATGCAAATCATCAATATATAGC
This genomic window from Mesoaciditoga lauensis cd-1655R = DSM 25116 contains:
- a CDS encoding ABC transporter ATP-binding protein, whose translation is MELLQADVKVKALMKIENLNKIFVIGTLKRKYVHAINDLSLDIGYKEVVALVGESGSGKTTVARVISKLYRPTSGKIYLEGEEVGKKMRRSALLDYRKKVQMIFQDPFSSLNPLYPASYAVLRPLKVHRIANSKKEREEMAKNVLEECGLMPAENFLSRYPYELSGGQRQRLGIARALATRPKLVLADEPTSMLDVSIRLDIMNLMLDLKEKEGISYLFITHDLAGAHYMADRIAIMYAGHLMEIGPSDNVINFPKHPYTQLLKKAAPKPEADLEPEKIEVGGEVPDLTNLPKGCPFEPRCLFARPECKEGLPKMVKVGENHYVRCLLYKEE
- a CDS encoding ABC transporter ATP-binding protein, with amino-acid sequence MAKILQVKNLNAGYEFNGTTIYAVRNVSFDLEKGEFLGIAGESGCGKSTLAFSISRLLKSPGKIFSGEVFFEGKNILKMKEEEVRQLRWKEFSIVFQASMNVLNPIMKVKDQIYDAITYHSHEYDERLYERAKELMEYVNISPKYLEAYPHQLSGGMKQRVVIAIALALNPKLIIMDEPTTALDVVVQRRILQQVDKLRKKFGFAVIFITHDLSLLIEISDTLMIMYAGRIVEKCAAREIFAKPLHPYTYGLMNSFPPLTGKRKRLHGIPGYPPDLSHSIQGCAFYERCSKAIKGKCDVVEPELVEVEPQHLVACNLYEESYKEGAKDGTPASGR
- a CDS encoding PIG-L deacetylase family protein, with amino-acid sequence MEKEMIDFIHKALPLPNIEERKNVVCVLPHPDDGEIGAGGTVAKLKSKGATVRYVLVTDGGAGIRGKSREETKKIRKKEQETAASILGIDEIRWLNYPDGGEYELKNVRENLSEIFNDIKPDLIITVDPFLPYESHPDHKICGLATIQTLLFDYHNPSVPIAFFFTAYPNQFICVEKQWDKKFESIFSHKSQIGPEIAEIFKKYFETKGNIYGRKIGCKYAEGFKVLIPLMLHAFEETLWI